Within uncultured Roseibium sp., the genomic segment CGCGCCCTTGCGCTTCATCAGGTTCTGTACGGTGCGGATCAGGTCGCCGCGAACGGTGCAGCAGATGCAGCCGTTGTTCATTTCGAAGATTTCTTCGTCCGACTCGACCAGCAGGTCGTTGTCGATGCCGACTTCGCCGAATTCATTGACGATCACGGCGTATTTCTGGCCGTGGTTCTCGGTCAGGATCCGGTTCAAGAGTGTCGTTTTGCCGGATCCGAGATAGCCGGTCAGCACCGTGACCGGAATCTGATGGGTCGTTGCTTCAGTCGCAGACATGGGAGGTCCCTTGCGCGGAAATATTTATGTGCCCGGCGAGAAGGCCAGACGCGAGTCACCGCGAATATAGGCGCTAAGGGCGTCACATGGGAGAGGCTTTACGGGAATTCTGGTTTGCCGGCATTGTTCACCTTTACCCTATCTCCACCTTTCCAGACCGGTGCCTTCTCCGCTAAACAGGCAGAAAGACCGAAAAGGGGGGACCCATGCTCAAGACCATTGCCGGCTTCGACCGTATCGGCGAGGAAAACGCCTTTGCCGTGCTTGCCCGCGCCACGCAACTCGCCTCTGAAGGACGCGACATCATCAACCTGGGCATCGGCCAGCCCGACTTCAAAACCCCGGACCACATCGTCGAGGCCGCCATCAAGGCGCTGCGCGACGGCCACCACGGCTACACGCCGGCAACCGGTATCCTGCCACTGCGAGAAGCCGTCTGCGCCGACCTTCACAAGCGCGTCGGCGCCGAGGTCAATCCGGACAATGTGGTGATCGTGCCAGGCGGCAAGGTGACCATGTTCATGGCGATCCTGATGTTCGGCGAACCGGGCAAGGAGATCCTCTACCCGGATCCAGGCTTTCCGATCTACCGCTCCATGATCGAATTCACCGGCGCCAAACCCGTTCCGATCCCGATCCGTGAGGAAAACGACTTCGCCTTTTCGGCCGAAGAAACCCTGTCGCTGATCAACGACAAGACCAGCCTGATCATTCTCAATTCCCCCGCTAACCCGACCGGCGGCGTCACGCCGCGCGCGGAGATCGAGAAACTGGTGACGGGCCTCGCGGCCTTCCCGGACGTGGCGGTCATGTCCGACGAGATCTACGCCCAGATGACCTATGACGGCATGGAGCACGTTTCCCTGCTCGGCTTTGAGGAGTTGCGCGACCGGCTGATCCTGCTCGACGGCTGGTCCAAGACCTATGCCATGACCGGCTGGCGGCTCGGCTATTCGGTCTGGCCCGATGCGCTCATCGACAAGGCGCGCAAGCTTTCCGTCAACGCCTGGTCCTGCGTCAACGCGCCGACACAATTCGCCGGCATTGCCGCCCTCACCGGCCCGCAGGACGAGGCCCGCGCCATGGTCGCCGAATTCGACAAGCGCCGAAAGGTCGTGGTCGAAGGCCTCAACGCCCTGCCGAACGTGACCTGCCGGACACCGCTCGGCGCTTTCTATGCCTTCCCGAACATCACGGCGACCGGCTGGAAGGCCAAGGAGCTCGCTTCCGCATTGCTGGAAGAGGCCGGTGTCGCCGTCATCGGCGGACCGGACTTCGGCATTCTGGGTGAAGGCTATATTCGCTTGTCCTATGCCAACTCGACGGAAAACATCCTCCGCGCCCTGAAGCGCATGGACGAGTTCCTGGCGGCCAACAGCAAGGTCTGAACCGCCACAGAGCCTCAGCCGGGAACCGGCGTGACTGCCTTGCCCGTCTCGAACCAGCTGGTCAGGTTGTCGACCACGAGCTGCCCCATCGCGTCCCGCGTGTGCACCGATGCGGAGCCCACATGGGGCAGCAGGGTCACCCGGTCGAGCGCCATCAGCCCGGCCGGCACATGGGGTTCGTCCTCGAACACGTCGAGACCGGCGCCATAAATGACCCCCTTTTCCAGCGCCTCGATCAAAGCCACCTCGTCAACCACGGTTCCCCGGCCGATGTTGATCAGGATTCCGTTCGAACCGAGTGCGGCAAGAACCTCGCCGTTGACGGCGTGATGGGTCTCCGGTCCGCCCGGTGCGACCACCATCAGCGTATCGCAGGCCTCCGCAAGACCGAGCAGGCTGTCGTGATAGGGATAGGCGACATCCGCCTGGCGGGTTCGACCGTGGTAATGAACCTTAAGGCCGAACGCCTCAGCGCGCTTCGCAATCGCCTTGCCGATCCGGCCGAGCCCGAAAATGCCGAGCGTCCGCCCGGCCAAGGTCGCTCCGGTCAGGGGATAGGGACCTGTCGTTTCCCACTTGCCGTCACGCAACCATTTTTCCGCTGCGGAAAGTTCCCGGACGGTCATGATCAGAAGACCGAGCGCCGTATCGGCGACTTCTCCTGTCAGCACATCGGGCGTGTTCGTCACGACGATGTTCTTCGCCGAGCAGTCCGTCACCTTGATGTTGTCGTAGCCGACACCGAAATTCGAAGCGATCTCGACATTCGGGAATTTTGAAAGGAAACCCGCGTCGATTCGTGTGCCCTGCACAGCG encodes:
- a CDS encoding pyridoxal phosphate-dependent aminotransferase, which produces MLKTIAGFDRIGEENAFAVLARATQLASEGRDIINLGIGQPDFKTPDHIVEAAIKALRDGHHGYTPATGILPLREAVCADLHKRVGAEVNPDNVVIVPGGKVTMFMAILMFGEPGKEILYPDPGFPIYRSMIEFTGAKPVPIPIREENDFAFSAEETLSLINDKTSLIILNSPANPTGGVTPRAEIEKLVTGLAAFPDVAVMSDEIYAQMTYDGMEHVSLLGFEELRDRLILLDGWSKTYAMTGWRLGYSVWPDALIDKARKLSVNAWSCVNAPTQFAGIAALTGPQDEARAMVAEFDKRRKVVVEGLNALPNVTCRTPLGAFYAFPNITATGWKAKELASALLEEAGVAVIGGPDFGILGEGYIRLSYANSTENILRALKRMDEFLAANSKV
- a CDS encoding 2-hydroxyacid dehydrogenase, which gives rise to MSKVDILMPQAMLPVVMRGLEEKFTVHKLFEADDPESLIAEVAEKIRGIAVQGTRIDAGFLSKFPNVEIASNFGVGYDNIKVTDCSAKNIVVTNTPDVLTGEVADTALGLLIMTVRELSAAEKWLRDGKWETTGPYPLTGATLAGRTLGIFGLGRIGKAIAKRAEAFGLKVHYHGRTRQADVAYPYHDSLLGLAEACDTLMVVAPGGPETHHAVNGEVLAALGSNGILINIGRGTVVDEVALIEALEKGVIYGAGLDVFEDEPHVPAGLMALDRVTLLPHVGSASVHTRDAMGQLVVDNLTSWFETGKAVTPVPG